A region of the Aethina tumida isolate Nest 87 chromosome 3, icAetTumi1.1, whole genome shotgun sequence genome:
attttaactGTTATTGCACACATAAAAAAGAGCATTTTCTTTTATGTTCTTacctattttagaataatttaaatgtctccAAGTTTTCCAATAAACAGGATAACTTTTTTCAgacttatgaaaaatatgaaggGACGATCAGCAATAAAGTCAAACGCTGAACTATTGTCCGACCCCACACGTATATCAATCAAtgctataaaaaatcaaaaacacaaaataatcacCCAAAAAAATTAGCCATGTGTTAGTGAACATAAAGACAAGAGGAAGTAAACTCATTTTATTAAGGAAACAattatcacaaaatatataaactaaaatctaGAGATGTGCATTCAACAGAAGCCCATATTCACTGCAGGAGTGGATTTGTGACTTTGCCAACGTAAATTATAACGTTCCGGTATTTAACGAAGAATAAGAACGGCCGTACTGCTCTGAATTTATTGACTAATTTTCTGACCCAGTACACTTTTGGTTCCCTTTTTGCTATAACAGAATAGCACACATTTAGACATCGACAAATGTTTAGTCTGTCGCATCCACTTTAACAAACCATCCACTCACTAAAAAGCCACTATAggatttcattttcatttggttatttttattctagatTAAAACGTATATAAAGCTACTTTGTGGTTTGGAATTGTATTAAGTGGATGTGACTCATCGATGATGTTACAGTGAACTTGGGTTAGTGAATGAATGatgttaagaataaatttccGTGGCATTTTCTACtcattttatgttaatgtaATCAGATTTAAGTGGTAATTGTCAGGtcataaataatcgatttgaATATGCAAAGGTACGCCAGTTATTTATCGATAAACAGGAAGTTTgaatttccaataatttaataatatatcttcACCTTCTTCTAAGTACACCAACGTTTAACACGAATACAATTAGCGGTTGCCTTGTTACCTTGTTTACTTTCTTTCAAGGCAAAACATTATGAAGGAATGTtagtaattaagtaattttcatGCTATGTTTATAGACAGATAATTAACTTACAGTAATTTACTTACCGGCAGTTGATGACGCAGCTTCGGTGCCAGTTTCAGTTACATTAATGaaagttttttgtaaaatgtcactaATAAACAAGTCCCCCTTTTTACCACCAATTCCGCTTAAATCGGCTTCGCCTCCGATAAAGGCTTTTTTTACGCCCAgctggaaaaattaaataaaatatttatctcataagaacaaaaacatttttacttaCACTTTGCAAAATTGGGACAAATTTTACACTGGATTCAATGGAGAATTTGGGCAAAGCAACGTATACGCGCTCTGAAGTGTACGGTTGAGGTTTCAAAGCCTCAACCAATTTGTCTTCAATCTGTTCAAGCTGCACCTTCTGATAGGGTAACACAATCGTCAACACAACTTCATTTCCAGAATAAGGAATCTCCAAGAACTTAGCCTTCAATTCTTTGTTCTCGTAATAGTTCAAAGTTTCAGTCGTGTGCATGGTGGGTACTTCCTTGGAACCACTaggagaataaaatatttcatcccTAGTGTCAATGCGCTCGAACAAATGCCATTTTCCcaaaaagtataaagtatTGACTAGTACTGCCTTAATATTATCGGAAAGAGCTGATGGTGGCACTATTCCACGTATTTTCCCAGCAGTTTGATCCTCCACCCATGAATTGATGGCATTTGCTGCCTTTAAGGGTTCTCCAAATGCAATATTCTCCGCATCAGCtaaatagttttgttttgCAATGATTTTAAAGTCATCATTcactgaaaaattttgattaacgtAAACTTTATTGGCTGAGAGTAACTTAATTTCATCGTTGCTAGTTTGGAACTGTGGAAGAAGTGACTTAAGACTCGAGGCGGTTCTTTCTTTAGTTGATGGAAATTTTAAGCCTTTAATAAGTTCATCAGCGGTTGCGCCTTTGGATCCCTCAAGGGCCAAAGCCAATATAGTTTCTGCTGAGATTGGACTTACGAGAAAGTTGCCGCTGTTTGATTTTACTATTTCCTGTTGAATTGAAATACAGGTGAGTACATAATTCCATAacatcttatattttattttacaattacttCATGCTGGTGAcctttatatagttttaataaattcaataagtaCATAACAACCAGTTTTAAAAGGTATAACTTCAAGTAGTAGTAAAAATGAAACTaggtcattaaaataattttatataatacgtTAGAAAACTTTACAGTGAACATTCCAATGAAACATGATTATCACATTGGAATTTACCTTGTAAATATCTGCAGTAAATTGCCTGTTGCCATTAATGAATTCTTCAACGGGTTCGTCGGTCAAAACTCCTATTACGGCggccaaaaatataaaaagcctCTTCATTTTGACACctacaataaaaaatcctaCAATACtacattcataaaattattggtatGCAACATTActtcttaaattaatgatcCGGTTTTGAATATATGCTTCCCAAAAACTGGACAAACCAGATAGGTCAATAGCTTAAatcttttgtttgtttttgtaagGCTCTCGACGTGAGTTACTTCATTAATTTCACGGAACTGATTAAGCACAAATCAACCTTCGTTTGATGTCTTTGAATTTCACAATCgggtttattttgaattagaattaatattaaaaataaagatgatATTAGTTAGAAGTAGTTACTGGAATTCCCAATATAAAAACGAAATCACTAAATATCAATCTGGGCTAGTTTgcataagaaatattaaataccgtTGTTTATTCATGGGAAATAGAATTTTTGTAGAGactaattattatcatttacaCTAACATTTTACTGCAAACACATACActgatcaaaataatattaataaatatataataatatacacgAGATAATGTTACAATACATGATATttggataaacaaaattaaatattacgtaCTAACCTTGATACTTTTACACTGcacaatttttatacacaattaatttcaaaaatattctttttaatggTGTCAGGTATTCAACTCGTGAATTGGTCGTCAAATTGCAAAACTAAACTGCACGTAATGTTTCGACTATTCGAGGAACAAGATTAGTGAATATAAAACTGGCTTTACCACTTCTTCGTGACGACTACGGTGTAGTATCGCTTGCGATTGTCGTAAAAAAGAACATCGAAATAGTAAGAAGTGGCTCGTTTGACCGCTTTTTACCAATCATTGTTAAAGCACGACGAAGAGCGAATTCTATATATACAGTCtaacaagtaaaaaaaacattataaagtcACGATTTGCTcggaatataatttacatcatAATTACTAatagataaacaattttattaattcacagaacaaaaatgttgaatcaacgaacaattttaaattaattttacagtgTTTGGAGAGTAACTTCCAAAAATGTTTCAGAAATAAGGCCAATGATtaacttattatatatttattgaaatacaaacAACTC
Encoded here:
- the LOC109594845 gene encoding serine protease inhibitor 42Dd isoform X3, whose product is MKRLFIFLAAVIGVLTDEPVEEFINGNRQFTADIYKEIVKSNSGNFLVSPISAETILALALEGSKGATADELIKGLKFPSTKERTASSLKSLLPQFQTSNDEIKLLSANKVYVNQNFSVNDDFKIIAKQNYLADAENIAFGEPLKAANAINSWVEDQTAGKIRGIVPPSALSDNIKAVLVNTLYFLGKWHLFERIDTRDEIFYSPSGSKEVPTMHTTETLNYYENKELKAKFLEIPYSGNEVVLTIVLPYQKVQLEQIEDKLVEALKPQPYTSERVYVALPKFSIESSVKFVPILQSLGVKKAFIGGEADLSGIGGKKGDLFISDILQKTFINVTETGTEAASSTAALIDIRVGSDNSSAFDFIADRPFIFFISLKKVILFIGKLGDI
- the LOC109594845 gene encoding serine protease inhibitor 42Dd isoform X1; the protein is MKRLFIFLAAVIGVLTDEPVEEFINGNRQFTADIYKEIVKSNSGNFLVSPISAETILALALEGSKGATADELIKGLKFPSTKERTASSLKSLLPQFQTSNDEIKLLSANKVYVNQNFSVNDDFKIIAKQNYLADAENIAFGEPLKAANAINSWVEDQTAGKIRGIVPPSALSDNIKAVLVNTLYFLGKWHLFERIDTRDEIFYSPSGSKEVPTMHTTETLNYYENKELKAKFLEIPYSGNEVVLTIVLPYQKVQLEQIEDKLVEALKPQPYTSERVYVALPKFSIESSVKFVPILQSLGVKKAFIGGEADLSGIGGKKGDLFISDILQKTFINVTETGTEAASSTAAKREPKVYWVRKLVNKFRAVRPFLFFVKYRNVIIYVGKVTNPLLQ
- the LOC109594845 gene encoding serine protease inhibitor 42Dd isoform X2, which translates into the protein MKRLFIFLAAVIGVLTDEPVEEFINGNRQFTADIYKEIVKSNSGNFLVSPISAETILALALEGSKGATADELIKGLKFPSTKERTASSLKSLLPQFQTSNDEIKLLSANKVYVNQNFSVNDDFKIIAKQNYLADAENIAFGEPLKAANAINSWVEDQTAGKIRGIVPPSALSDNIKAVLVNTLYFLGKWHLFERIDTRDEIFYSPSGSKEVPTMHTTETLNYYENKELKAKFLEIPYSGNEVVLTIVLPYQKVQLEQIEDKLVEALKPQPYTSERVYVALPKFSIESSVKFVPILQSLGVKKAFIGGEADLSGIGGKKGDLFISDILQKTFINVTETGTEAASSTAGLVALLSAPFQPRLTADFIANNPFIFYLKHSDTDSILFAGKYTG